In Citrus sinensis cultivar Valencia sweet orange chromosome 3, DVS_A1.0, whole genome shotgun sequence, the sequence ATTTTGATCATTATAGAAAACAAAGTAGCATTGAGAATGGGAGAAATTTTGAGGTTTTTATGAAACAGGAAGACGAAAGTGAAGAACGTCCGCCAGTGTGCATGTATGCAAGTGATACTGGCACCTTTCTACATTGCTGAATCTGTGTGCCATATCTGATATCAATTACAAAGCATCATACACAAATAGCTAGTAATACTGCTCCATGTATATTAGTGTAAGTACTTAAAATTCGTTAGTTACATAATTCATTGATTACTTACTACTGGTGAAAAAGTCACCACGCTCAAGCTTCTTAGAAGACAGAAAATGCAGTCACAATTGTCTATGTGTTTAGGCagtcaaataattttccatAATGATAACACAAGGATAGAGAGgtgattatagaaaatataagacaTACATCTTCAAATTACAATATGCCTAGTAGTTTAGCCACATGCTAGTTCTTGAAATCTAGGATAAAACAACAATCAAAAAGTTCTATAAATTGCAATACACAACTTATCAGCATCATATCCAAAATAGGATCATAACAGTAGGACCAAGTGTGCAAATAAATCACTAAGCTAGAAATAATATGAGAGTGAGAATAGCATATAACTTTTCTCTGAAATCAAGtgataaaatcaaaagaacttaCTTGAAACTTAGCCATCTCATTCTCAAAATGCTGCTGAGCTCTAACAACAGGAACACTGCAATGTTCAACACAATTGCTTATCTCCTCTTGCTTCCTTGTCCTGTCAAAGCACTCATAGGCACATTTGAAGTACGCTTGCTACAGGCAATTACCATTCaaacaaacaatcaatttcaatacaatcactaaaaaaaaaatgtgatttttgacaagaaaaaaataaaagacagcCAGTCTTAGAACAGGAATCAAAGCATAATAAATTCGAACccagaaattaaaataaataaacaaatagttTTACCAACCCAGCAATCTAGAAGCTTGCATTactgaaataaatatgattatttGGAACATGCCCATTTgataaaaacaacaaaaatccctagaattgcaaaaaaaaaaataataataataataatagtaataataataaaaataaaaataaaaaacaaagaggAGACCTGAAGGGTGAAATTGACATGATCTTGAACAGGAGCAAGATGGGCTTGAGCAGCGGCATTAACTTCTTCCAACTTTCTTCTCATTCTCTCTGATACAATTTGCTCCTCCATTCCTGCAACGtgattcatcttcttctcccTTCCCTTCTTTCTGTACTCTTTGTAACGTTACGTACAGTGGGGTTTTAGGCCTTAGGGTTTTTGACTGCCACCTCTGTTTTTCGTTTATTTATGACACTATTTTGTGGTTGCCATGGAGCAAGCCGACGTGTCGGTCGTAGTAATAGATCACGGTCGACGCGtgtcttattatttttaaaatagtattttcaagcttttttaagaaattatttttaaactttgcttaaataaaactacaacattttcagttttttatctttctaaTCTTAAAATCAGCAAAAAGCGTTTGATAATATATTGTGCGACAACAATAATGGTAGAAAACTGATAATaatagttttgaattttttttacataatttaataaaaattataaacaagatttaaaaaaaagtttatttctttcaaagatttattattaaaaaaaaatagaatgtcGAAGCAAGACGACTCGTTGCACGTAAACGCAAATCCAAACGACTTCGTTTACGTCTTGATCCAAAAGAAAAACGACTCGTCATACGGTTGAAGCTTTGCGTAAGCCAATGGTTAACTGCAGCCAGCCACCACGATTGACAAACTCCGCAGTCCGCACGCCGTAATTCAAACTccagctctctctctctctctctctctctctatctctctgTGTAACATCCGGCTCTCAAACACAAAAAGACGACGTAGAGAATGAAGGAGACAGAACACAAAAACCCTTTATGCAAAAACGTGCCTTCCTTACTCTCTTCATTCGTAGACACTTTCGTCGATTTCACAGTCAGCGGTGGCCTTTTCTTACCGAACCCAGATCCCAAAACTTCCCAAAATGTTCGCGAACCCACCACGCGCCTCCCACGCGTTGATCGTCTTATTGCCATCGGTGACCTTCATGGGGACTTGGAGAAATCAAAGCAAGCGCTCAGATTGGCTGGCTTGATCAACGGTTCTGATCAATGGACTGGTGGGACGGCCACTGTTGTACAAATTGGTGATGTACTGGATCGAGGTGATGATGAGATCAAGATTCTTTATTTGTTGGAGAAATTGAAGAGGGAAGCTGAGAAAAGCGGAGGTAAATTTATTACTATGAATGGCaatcatgaaattatgaaCATTGAAGCTGATTTTAGATATGCTACTGAAATGGGTTTAAAAGAGTTTGAGGATTGGGCTAATTGGTATTGTATTGGCaacaaaatgaaatctttatgtGTAGGGTTAGAAAAGCCGAAAGATTTGTTTAGTGGGATTCCTTTAGCTTTTAAGAGTATGGCTAAAGAGTACCATAATGGTGTTAGGGCTAGAATTGCTGCATTGAGACCGGATGGTCCGATTGCAAGGCGGTTTT encodes:
- the LOC102619191 gene encoding shewanella-like protein phosphatase 2 encodes the protein MKETEHKNPLCKNVPSLLSSFVDTFVDFTVSGGLFLPNPDPKTSQNVREPTTRLPRVDRLIAIGDLHGDLEKSKQALRLAGLINGSDQWTGGTATVVQIGDVLDRGDDEIKILYLLEKLKREAEKSGGKFITMNGNHEIMNIEADFRYATEMGLKEFEDWANWYCIGNKMKSLCVGLEKPKDLFSGIPLAFKSMAKEYHNGVRARIAALRPDGPIARRFLSENTTVLVVGDSVFVHGGLLKQHVEYGLERINREVRDWINGLMGKSAPGYCKGRHAVVWLRKFSDEEKKCDCSALEHALATLPGVKRMIMGHTIQQKGINAVCDNRAIRIDVGLSRGCYDGLPEVLEINGNSELLVLTANPLYQNKNKVYLAPDSKEGLGLLLPDYEPKQVEVKA
- the LOC102618894 gene encoding uncharacterized protein LOC102618894, with translation MNHVAGMEEQIVSERMRRKLEEVNAAAQAHLAPVQDHVNFTLQQAYFKCAYECFDRTRKQEEISNCVEHCSVPVVRAQQHFENEMAKFQERLNRSLMVCQDKYESAKLQKIGIEAVNDLESCVNQSIDDNIKTLPPLVERLKTQFSIKD